A stretch of DNA from Erwinia aphidicola:
GGCACTCCGTGCCCGGTGTGATTGACGGTTTTACCACCTGGAAAAATGCCCTGCTGGTGTTTGGCCTGCTGGAGATCCCGCGCTTTATGCTCGGCCTGAGCCTGATGATTATCGGCTGTGGTTTACTGCTGCGCGCGCGCATCGCCTGGGCTTTCTCACTGCTGCTGCTGCTGGCGATGATGCTGTTTGAACTTAACAACCCGCATACGCGGCACCTGCTGCTGTACGCCACGCTCGGCAACACCCTGCTGCTGCTGTGGTTCTGGCGGCGCTTTCATCATGCCAGCCTGGCCGCAGGCAGCCTGTTTGCCCTGCTCAGCATCACCTCGCTGCTGCTGTATGGCGTACTAGGCTCGCTGTACCTCGGCGAAGAGTTCCGGCCACACATCAGCGATCTCACCATGGCGTTCTACTATTCAATCGTCAGTATGTCGACGGCAGGCTTTGGCGATATCGTGCCGCTCACCCCCCATGCGCGCCTGTTTACCGTCTCCATTATTCTGCTGGGCATCACGGTGTTTGCCACGTCGGTCAGCGTAATTATCGGCCCGGTGCTGGGCGGCAATATGAAAAGAATTATCAAAGGGAGGTTTACCCGCGTGATGCGTAAAAATCATTTTATTATCGCCGGTGC
This window harbors:
- the kch gene encoding voltage-gated potassium channel protein, whose translation is MKRLLHHTLYLFNPVHLLACLVTINGYLFLHPSLHHAWHSVPGVIDGFTTWKNALLVFGLLEIPRFMLGLSLMIIGCGLLLRARIAWAFSLLLLLAMMLFELNNPHTRHLLLYATLGNTLLLLWFWRRFHHASLAAGSLFALLSITSLLLYGVLGSLYLGEEFRPHISDLTMAFYYSIVSMSTAGFGDIVPLTPHARLFTVSIILLGITVFATSVSVIIGPVLGGNMKRIIKGRFTRVMRKNHFIIAGATPLAHSVYLGLKQRGEALTVIVPEGLAHQYPPDTDLVIGDPSSSEVLTEAGSAHAKFILALRNDDSENAFIVLAAKEAGGSATRTICLVNDSQHLQKIKRVQPDIVISLQLLGSEFLVRTLSGETIDNAKIAELFFGHVNTD